The Afifella aestuarii genomic interval ACGCTCAGCGGCTCGAACATGCGTTGGCAGCCCTGGCCCGAAGACAGCATCAATCCTGCTTTCATCGAGAAGACGGCGCGACCGGACGCAATCGAAAAGCTCTCTGGCGTCGTCGTCCGCAATCAATTTTTGAACGGAGAACCGATCCGCGATGGCAAGCTCGCCACCGCCGATTCGGGTTTCATGTCGGCGATCCTGCCGGAAGGTCAGCGCGCCGTTGCCGTTCGCGTGTCGGCCGAAAGCGCGGCCGGCGGTTTCGTCCTTCCCAATGACCGCGTCGATATTCTTCTGACGTCCTCCGACGAAGGCGGTGAATCCCGCAGTCAGGTCACCCGCACGATCCTGAGAAACATTCGCGTTCTGGCCATCGATCAGACCGTGCAGGAGCGTGAGGGCGAGCCGGTCGTCATCGGGAAGACGGCGACGCTGGAAGTGACTCCACGCGAAGCCGAGGTTGTGACGGCGGCGGAAGGCAGCGGAACCTTGTCGCTCGCCCTTCGGAGCATGGCGGACGCCGACAGCACGGACACGGCCGTCGACCGCGACCGCTCAAGCACGGTCAAGGTGATCCGCTTCGGCGATGAGCAGCTGGTGAAGACCCAATGAATGCCTGTCGCATCCCCAGAAGGAGAGTGAAGATGGTTGGGCACGCGCGTATATGGGCGCTGGCGGTGCTGACTTTCGTTGCGCTTTCCTTGCCATTGGCCGGAATAAGCAAGGCCGCCTCCGATTTTCCTCGCACCGTCACGCTGAGCGCGACCGGTGCCGCACAGAATCAGCCCCTACGTCTCGGCGTCAACAAATCCATGGTCGTGGAGCTTCCCCGCGCGGCGGGGGACGTCCTCGTCTCGAACCCGGAGATCGCAGATGCGGTGTTGCGCACCTCCACCAGGCTTTATCTGATCGGCGTCAAAACCGGCCAGGCGAATGTCTTTCTCTTCGATGCGGCCGGACGGCAGATCGCCAGCCTCGATCTTTATGTCGAAACGGACCTGACGCCCCTGAATCGGCTTCTCCGCACGGCCATTCCCGACGCCCAGATCAATGCCGAAGTGATCAATGGCTCGATCGTTCTGACGGGCTATGTCCCGTCGTCCAGCGCATCTCAGAAGGCCGAACAGATCGCCAGAAGCCTGATCCAGTCGTCGAGTGGCGGCGGCATGAGCGCCGGCTCCATCACCATCAATACGGGGGGCCCCGGCGGCTCCTCCGACGACGGTCCTGGCATCATCAACCTTCTCAAGATCACCGGTCAGGAGCAGGTCAACCTGCGCGTCACGATCGCGGAGGTGAATCGCGAGATCGTCAAACAGCTCGGCATCAACACTCAGGCCGTTCTGCAGGATGGCAATCTCGGCTTCGGCGCCATCAGCAATGGTGCTGTCAGTGGGGTGAGCAGCCTTTCGCCGTTCAATTTTCCAATCAACACCAACACCGATCCCGCCTCGGGTGGCTTCGCCTGGAACAACAACGGCAACAGGCTCTCGGCGAGCATCAAGGCCCTTGAAGAGGCGAGCATGTTGCGCAACCTCGCGGAGCCCAACCTGACGGCTGTCTCTGGCGAGACGGCGAATTTTCTGGTTGGCGGCGAGTTTCCCGTCCCGGTTGCGGTCGATGACGACGGCAATATTTCGGTGGCGTTCAAGCAGTTCGGCGTCAACCTTGCTTTCACGCCCGTCGTTCTCGACGGTGGCCGCATCAGCCTCAAAGTGCGCACCGAAGTGAGCGACCTCGCGACCGAAGGCTCCTTTTCGACGGCCGCCGGTATCACTATTCCCGGGATTACAGTGCGCCGAGCCGAGACGACGGTTGAACTCCCCTCTGGCGGCGCTTTCGCCATTGCAGGTCTCATCCAGGATGAAACCCGCCGTGCGGTCTCGGGCTTACCGGGATTGCAGCACTTGCCGATTCTCGGGGCTCTGTTCTCCTCCAAGGATTTCCTGCGCTCCCAAACGGAGCTCGTCGTCATCATCACGCCCTACGTCGTCAAACCGGTGGCGCCGCAGAAACTCGCCCGCCCCGACGACAATCTGGCGATGGCCAATGATGCCGAGGCTTATTTTCTTGGCAGTCTGGTCAAGCGCTATGGCGCCCAGGGAGACCGCCCGACGGGTGTTTACGCCGGTCAGGTCGGATTTTCGTTCGACTGATCGGATAAGGGGAACGACCTCATGCAATCCTACGCATGTCATCGCCGGAAGGGCGGAGCGAAAGCAGCGTTCGCGCTCGTCCTCTCTGCCTGGCTCCTGGCCGGTTGCCAGTCACAAAATATTGACCAAGCCGGACTCGAGCGGCAGGATTATCGCCTGAGACATCCCATTATGGTTTCGGAGGAGGCTGAGACGCTCGATATCCCGATCGGGATGCGCGGCGGGCATTTGTCGCCTGAGATCAAAGATGCGATTTACGATTACGCTCTCGGCTATCGTGACACAGGCATCGGGTCGGTGACCGTTCAGGTGCCGAGCGGCTCCGGCAATGACATCGCAGCCGCGGCGGCCTCGCGCGCCATCCGAGCAGCCGTCTTGGAGGCGGGTGTCGAGCCGGAACTCGTGCGCGTTGCGCCCTATCGCAGCAATGCGAGCCGCGCGGCCCCCGTGCGTCTGTCCTATTTGAAGGTCAAGGCGGTGACACCGAAATGCGGTGTCTGGCCGGACGACGTGACCGCCACGACGGACAATCGCGAATACTACAACTTTGGCTGTGCTTCGCAGCACAATCTCGCCGCTATGGTGGCCAATCCTGCTGATCTGCTGCAGCCGCGCCAGATGTCTCCGGCGAATGCGACACGGCGCGCGAAGGTGCTTCAGGACTATGCTTCGGGTTCCGAAACCAAGTCCGGTGTAACCCTGATCAGCAGCGACTTGGGAGAGTGATGGCCCGATGAGCAGCAATGATTTCGACGACCCCTTTGCGGAGGACGTGTCCGAGCCGGAGACGACGGATAAGGCCGACATCAAGCCGGTTCCGCGCGTCACCATCCAGGCCTTTTGCGACACGCCGGAAGTCGCCGCGACGTTCGATATGGCCTGCTCCGACCGGCGCATGGCGCGCGCGCATTGCAAGGTGCATACCGGCGGTCTTGGTGCAGCCTGCGAGTTCTATCGCTCCGCGCCGACCCCCAATCTGATCGTTGTCGAAAGCCGCCTGGAGAAAGACGATCTTCTGGCGCGCCTCGATGAGCTGGCGGAAGTCTGCGACGCCGGCACGAAGGTTCTCGTTATCGGCCATTCCAACGATGTGGCAACCTATCGTGAACTGATCAGGCGCGGCGTCAGCGAATATCTCGTCGCGCCGACCGACGTCATGGCCGTGATCCGTGCGATCGCCGATATTTATGGCGACGAAGGGAGCGCGAAGCTCGGACAGGTCTTCGCCTTCATCGGTGCCAAAGGCGGCGTGGGGTCTTCGACGATCGCTCACAATCTTGCCTCGACGATGGCGTCCGTCTTCGCTTCCGACGTTATCCTTGCCGATCTCGACCTCGCATTCGGGACAGCAGGCCTCGATTTTAACGAGGATCCGCCGCAAGGCATGGCGGATGCCGTCTTCGGCTCCGACCGTCTCGACGAGGTTCTTCTCGACCGCCTTCTGACCAAGTGCCAGGAGCATCTGAGTTTGCTCGCTGCCCCCGCGACGCTCGATAAGACCTATGATTTCGACGAGGAGGCCTTCGATCACGTCCTCGATCTCGTGCAGTCGAACGTGCCGACGGTCGTGCTCGACCTGCCGCACCTTTGGACCGCTTGGGCGCGCAAGACGCTGCTGGCTGCCGATCAAATTGTCATCACCGCGACGCCCGATCTCGCCAATCTGCGAAACACCAAAAACCTCGTCGATTTCCTCAAGCAGGCGAGGCCCAACGACGCGCCTCCACGGCTCGTCCTGAACAAAGTCGGCGTGCCGCGTCAGCCGGAAATCAAGGCAGATGATTTTGCCGCGGCGCTGCAATTGCCGACGAGCGCCGTGATCCCCTTCGATCCGCTTCTCTTTGGCACGGCCGCCAACAACGGCCAGATGATCGCCGAAGCGTCGGCGAAATCCAATATCAATGAGATCTTCACGGACCTGGCGCAGGTTGTCACCGGCCGTAAGGAGACCAAGCACGGACGCAAAACGAGCCTCCTCTTGGGGCCGTTGCTCGAAAAGCTGAAGTCGAAGCCCAAATCGAAGCGGGCCGCGTAACCCAAGGAAGAGTGTATGTTCGGCAAGCGCAGCGTCACCGAGCTCGAGCAAGGGCAACGACCGAAGCCATCTTCCGAGGCGCCGAAGAAGCCTGCCGTATCGGAGAGTGCGGTGAGGGCGGCGGCTCCGGCCGCTCCCAGCCTGACACCGCCGCCTGCGCCGGCGAAGCCCGCCAAGATCGCTGCGCGGCCGCGCAAGTCGGAAGAATATTACCGCGTCAAGACGCAGATCTTCGGCGCGCTGATCGACACGATCGACCTGTCGCAGCTCGCCAAGATGGATGCCGAGCAGGCGCGCGAGGAAATCCGCGATATCGTCAACGACATCATCACGGTGAAGAACCTGGTGATGTCGATCTCCGAGCAGGAGGAACTGCTTGAAGATATCTGCAACGATGTTCTCGGCTATGGGCCGCTCGAGCCGCTGCTGGCGCGCGACGACATCGCTGACATCATGGTCAATGGTTTCGAGCAGGTCTTCATTGAAGTTCTGGGCAAGGTCGAGGAGACGGACATCCGTTTCCGCGACAACGCGCAGCTTCTGAATATCTGCCAGCGCATCGTCAGCCAGGTCGGCCGCCGGGTCGACGAATCGAGCCCGATCTGCGACGCGCGCCTGCCCGATGGATCGCGCGTTAACGTCATCGCCCCGCCTTTGTCGATCGACGGGCCCGCCCTCACCATCCGAAAGTTCAAGAAGGACAAGCTCACCCTCGATCAGCTTGTCCGCTTCGGCACGATCACGCCGGAAGGCGCGACCATTCTGCAGATCATCGGTCGGGTTCGCTGCAACGTGCTGGTGTCCGGCGGCACCGGTTCGGGCAAGACCACGCTGTTGAACTGCCTGACCCGCTATATCGATCACGACGAGCGTATCGTCACCTGCGAGGACGCGGCCGAACTGCAACTGCAGCAGCCGCATGTCGTGCGTCTGGAGACCCGCCCCCCGAACCTCGAAGGCGAGGGCGAGGTGACGATGCGTGATCTCGTCAAGAACTGTCTGCGTATGCGCCCGGAACGCATCATCGTCGGCGAGGTGCGCGGACCGGAAGCCTTCGACCTCCTGCAGGCCATGAACACAGGCCATGACGGCTCCATGGGCACCCTGCATGCCAACTCCCCGCGTGAGGCCCTGAGCCGTATTGAATCGATGATCACCATGGGCGGCTATGCGCTGCCCTCGCGCACCATCCGCGAAATGATGGTCTCGTCGATTGACGTCATCGTCCAGGCGGCTCGTCTGCGCGACGGCTCGCGCCGCATCACCCACATCACCGAGGTGCTGGGGATGGAAGGCGACGTCATCATCACGCAGGATCTCTTCGTCTACGACATCCTCGGCGAGGATCCCGGCGGTCGTGTCCTTGGCCGCCATCGCTCGACCGGCATCGGCCGCCCCGCCTTCTGGGATAGGGCGCGTTATTTCAACGAAGAACAGCGCCTTGCCGCCGCTCTCGACGCCGCCGAGGCGGACGAGCCGATGCGCGCATGAGGCAGGCCCGAGCCCATGATCGGCGGTGTCTTGAGAGGGGGTGGCCGTGCTGTCGCCCGAGATGATCAAGCTCGCCCTCGTCGGCCTCATAATCCTGTCGGTCGGGGGGGTGATCTTCGCGCTCTTTTCGTCGGCGCTCGGAGGCGGCTCGCGCAGTCAGAAGCGCGTCGAAGGGGTCACCGCTCGCCCGCTCAACACAGAGCGCAAAGGTGGCGAAGAGGGCCGCCGGCGCCGGAGTGTGGAAGAGACGCTGCGGGAGATCGAAGAACAGCAGAAATCGAAGCGCAGCCGTAAGCCGACCCTGGTGTTGCGCATGCGCCAGGCCGGCCTTTCCTGGTCGGCCAGGACTTTCACGCTGATTTGTGCCGTCACCTCGCTTCTGGCGATCCTGCTCCTGGTTCTTGCGGGCATCCTGCCCCTGGTGCCGGCGGTGGGGTTCGGCGTCGGCCTCGGCATTCTTCTGCCCTATGCCTATGTGAATTTCCTGCGCAAGCGCCGCTTCAAGCAGTTCACGGCCGAATTTCCGAACGCGCTCGACGTGGTGGTGCGCGGCGTCAAGGCGGGTCTGCCGTTGATCGATTGCATGAAGATTATCGCCGCAGAAGCCTCGCCGCCTGTCTCCACCGAATTCCGCGAGATCATCGAGGATCAGACACTCGGCATGCCGCTCGATGAGGCCGTCTCCAAGCTGCCCGAGCGCATCCCCCTGCAGGAAGCGAATTTCTTCGCCATCGTCATTGCCATCCAATCACGCACCGGTGGCAGTCTCTCCGAGGCGCTGTCGAACCTCTCCAAGGTCCTGCGCGAGCGCAAGAAGATGGCCGGAAAGATCAAGGCGATGAGTTCTGAGGCCAAATCCTCGGCGATGATCATCGGCAGTCTGCCGGTCATTGTGGGGTCGATCGTCTATCTGACGAGCCCGGATTATATCTCTCTTCTATTTACCACAACGCTCGGACATATTGTGCTTGCCGCGTCTGCCATGTGGATGCTGATGGGCATCCTCGTGATGCGCAAAATGATCAACTTCGATTTCTAGCGCGCAGCCATGAACCTTATTCAGCAAAACGCCGATCTTTTCATCGCCCTTGCCTCTGCGCTTTCGGTGTTCTCGGCGATCGTTGTTCTGGCCTGGCCCTACCTTGCCGGCGACAATCTCTCCGCGCGCATGAAGCAGGTGTCGAGCGAGCGCGAGCGCATCCGCGCGCGCGAGCGGGCTAAGATGGAGGCCGCCAAGAAGCAGGCGACATTGAAGCCTGAGCCCACGCGCTGGGTCAAAAACTTCGTCGACCGTTTCAACCTTCTGAAACAGGCGGAAGACGGGGATATCGTCAACAAGCTTAGAATGGCCGGCCTGCGCGGCCAGAACCCGGTTCTCTTCTTCCTCGCGGCTCGCCTTCTCGCGCCGCTCGGCATGTTCATCGCTTCGGGGCTTTATCTCTTCGGTCTCGATCCGATCGACCAGCCGCCGATGATCAAGCTCGTGATCGTCGTGGCAGCTGCCTATCTCGGCTATTACCTGCCCGGGCTCTATGTGAAGAACCGGACGACGAAGCGCCAGACGGCCATCAAGCAGGCCTGGCCGGACGCACTCGACCTCCTGCTCATCTGCGTCGAATCGGGCATGGGCATCGAATCGGCCTTCCGAAAGGTGTCGGAGGAGATCGGCCATCAATCGGTGGAACTGGCGGAGGAGCTGTCGCTGACGACGGCGGAGCTCTCCTATCTCCAGGATCGGCGCAAGGCCTACGAGAACCTCGGCAAGCGCACCGGTGTGGAAGGTGTGCGCGCGGTCGTAACGAGCCTCGTTCAGGCGGAAAAATACGGTACGCCGCTCGGCCATTCGCTGCGCGTTCTGGCTCAGGAAAACCGAGACATGCGCATGGCAGAGGCGGAAAAGAAGGCGGCTTCGTTGCCACCGAAACTCACCGTTCCGATGATCCTGTTCTTCCTGCCGGTGCTGTTCGCCGTGATCATCACACCGGCGGCGATTCAGGTCATGTCGATGAATTGAGGCGCGGCGGCATTCTGCCCACGCGAGGCCCGATGCGGCGGGTTGGCCCGAAAACGCAGGGTCTCTCGCCTTGCAGCGATGCCGCTCAGCCCGCCTGCTTGATGTCCTTCCAGGTGTCTTTCTGGGCCAGCATCGCCCGGAGATAGGCGATGTTCGCCTTCGCCTCTTCGGGTGAGAGATCTTGCGAGGCGACCGCCTCGGCCTCGCGGAAATTCCCTTGCAGCCCAAGGACGAGTGCCAGATTCTGACGCACTTTCGCCGAGGCGCTCGGATTGGCGACCGCCTGCCTGAGGACCTTCTCGGCCTCGTCGAGCTCGCCGGTTAGCGTGTACGACATGCCGAGATTGTTGA includes:
- the cpaB gene encoding Flp pilus assembly protein CpaB, whose product is MAPIRLMVLVVALLAGGAAAYLALNLDTGPSNEPAPTPAPQVATRDILVASADLLQGATLSGSNMRWQPWPEDSINPAFIEKTARPDAIEKLSGVVVRNQFLNGEPIRDGKLATADSGFMSAILPEGQRAVAVRVSAESAAGGFVLPNDRVDILLTSSDEGGESRSQVTRTILRNIRVLAIDQTVQEREGEPVVIGKTATLEVTPREAEVVTAAEGSGTLSLALRSMADADSTDTAVDRDRSSTVKVIRFGDEQLVKTQ
- a CDS encoding type II and III secretion system protein family protein; its protein translation is MVGHARIWALAVLTFVALSLPLAGISKAASDFPRTVTLSATGAAQNQPLRLGVNKSMVVELPRAAGDVLVSNPEIADAVLRTSTRLYLIGVKTGQANVFLFDAAGRQIASLDLYVETDLTPLNRLLRTAIPDAQINAEVINGSIVLTGYVPSSSASQKAEQIARSLIQSSSGGGMSAGSITINTGGPGGSSDDGPGIINLLKITGQEQVNLRVTIAEVNREIVKQLGINTQAVLQDGNLGFGAISNGAVSGVSSLSPFNFPINTNTDPASGGFAWNNNGNRLSASIKALEEASMLRNLAEPNLTAVSGETANFLVGGEFPVPVAVDDDGNISVAFKQFGVNLAFTPVVLDGGRISLKVRTEVSDLATEGSFSTAAGITIPGITVRRAETTVELPSGGAFAIAGLIQDETRRAVSGLPGLQHLPILGALFSSKDFLRSQTELVVIITPYVVKPVAPQKLARPDDNLAMANDAEAYFLGSLVKRYGAQGDRPTGVYAGQVGFSFD
- a CDS encoding CpaD family pilus assembly protein, producing MQSYACHRRKGGAKAAFALVLSAWLLAGCQSQNIDQAGLERQDYRLRHPIMVSEEAETLDIPIGMRGGHLSPEIKDAIYDYALGYRDTGIGSVTVQVPSGSGNDIAAAAASRAIRAAVLEAGVEPELVRVAPYRSNASRAAPVRLSYLKVKAVTPKCGVWPDDVTATTDNREYYNFGCASQHNLAAMVANPADLLQPRQMSPANATRRAKVLQDYASGSETKSGVTLISSDLGE
- a CDS encoding AAA family ATPase, with the translated sequence MSSNDFDDPFAEDVSEPETTDKADIKPVPRVTIQAFCDTPEVAATFDMACSDRRMARAHCKVHTGGLGAACEFYRSAPTPNLIVVESRLEKDDLLARLDELAEVCDAGTKVLVIGHSNDVATYRELIRRGVSEYLVAPTDVMAVIRAIADIYGDEGSAKLGQVFAFIGAKGGVGSSTIAHNLASTMASVFASDVILADLDLAFGTAGLDFNEDPPQGMADAVFGSDRLDEVLLDRLLTKCQEHLSLLAAPATLDKTYDFDEEAFDHVLDLVQSNVPTVVLDLPHLWTAWARKTLLAADQIVITATPDLANLRNTKNLVDFLKQARPNDAPPRLVLNKVGVPRQPEIKADDFAAALQLPTSAVIPFDPLLFGTAANNGQMIAEASAKSNINEIFTDLAQVVTGRKETKHGRKTSLLLGPLLEKLKSKPKSKRAA
- a CDS encoding CpaF family protein, with translation MFGKRSVTELEQGQRPKPSSEAPKKPAVSESAVRAAAPAAPSLTPPPAPAKPAKIAARPRKSEEYYRVKTQIFGALIDTIDLSQLAKMDAEQAREEIRDIVNDIITVKNLVMSISEQEELLEDICNDVLGYGPLEPLLARDDIADIMVNGFEQVFIEVLGKVEETDIRFRDNAQLLNICQRIVSQVGRRVDESSPICDARLPDGSRVNVIAPPLSIDGPALTIRKFKKDKLTLDQLVRFGTITPEGATILQIIGRVRCNVLVSGGTGSGKTTLLNCLTRYIDHDERIVTCEDAAELQLQQPHVVRLETRPPNLEGEGEVTMRDLVKNCLRMRPERIIVGEVRGPEAFDLLQAMNTGHDGSMGTLHANSPREALSRIESMITMGGYALPSRTIREMMVSSIDVIVQAARLRDGSRRITHITEVLGMEGDVIITQDLFVYDILGEDPGGRVLGRHRSTGIGRPAFWDRARYFNEEQRLAAALDAAEADEPMRA
- a CDS encoding type II secretion system F family protein is translated as MAVLSPEMIKLALVGLIILSVGGVIFALFSSALGGGSRSQKRVEGVTARPLNTERKGGEEGRRRRSVEETLREIEEQQKSKRSRKPTLVLRMRQAGLSWSARTFTLICAVTSLLAILLLVLAGILPLVPAVGFGVGLGILLPYAYVNFLRKRRFKQFTAEFPNALDVVVRGVKAGLPLIDCMKIIAAEASPPVSTEFREIIEDQTLGMPLDEAVSKLPERIPLQEANFFAIVIAIQSRTGGSLSEALSNLSKVLRERKKMAGKIKAMSSEAKSSAMIIGSLPVIVGSIVYLTSPDYISLLFTTTLGHIVLAASAMWMLMGILVMRKMINFDF
- a CDS encoding type II secretion system F family protein; translated protein: MNLIQQNADLFIALASALSVFSAIVVLAWPYLAGDNLSARMKQVSSERERIRARERAKMEAAKKQATLKPEPTRWVKNFVDRFNLLKQAEDGDIVNKLRMAGLRGQNPVLFFLAARLLAPLGMFIASGLYLFGLDPIDQPPMIKLVIVVAAAYLGYYLPGLYVKNRTTKRQTAIKQAWPDALDLLLICVESGMGIESAFRKVSEEIGHQSVELAEELSLTTAELSYLQDRRKAYENLGKRTGVEGVRAVVTSLVQAEKYGTPLGHSLRVLAQENRDMRMAEAEKKAASLPPKLTVPMILFFLPVLFAVIITPAAIQVMSMN